From the genome of Syngnathoides biaculeatus isolate LvHL_M chromosome 15, ASM1980259v1, whole genome shotgun sequence:
TGGAGAAAATGTCATTTCTAGAATGGGAATCTTAGCAGAAAAAGTGAGAACGAAATATCAGATGGTTCCGATCGCGGGTCAGGTAATGACCCTGTTTCGTGTCCTTTGCTTTTGTCAAAGTGACTCCCGGCGCTCAACTTCTGGAGCAGACGGCCCGCTTGCAGTCGCTGCGGGACACGCTGGACCGACTCAAGGTGAGCCGGCGGGTCGGCGCCGGTACGCTCGTCAACGCTTGCGCGGTCGTCGTCAGTTTTTGTGCTTTCTGCGTCAGGACGAGGTGGCCGCGCACGTCCTGGAGCGGCGAGCCGGCGCTCGGGCGCCGTCGGACTTCGCCGCCTTTCCCGCCGCCGCCTTCGTCAAGGTCAGCGCGCCGCGCTCGCCGCCGTTGTCGTTCGTTAAGGTCGCTCGCGTCAATCAAACGCAAAACTGCACACGAGACActtttttttgatttatttgattCTAGCAAACGTCTTCAAATTCCTCATAAAGCTAAACTTTATTGAGCGGTCACATTTTAACTTATTTTGTTTGGGTAATAGTAAGTCATTAACAGTAATATTTTTCTCAGAAATGAATTGTTTACAAAGGTATTTTAGACATTTTAGGAGAAAAATCGTTTTATGGGAAGTTGACAGgcaggggggggaaaaaaaaaatcaaactccagccccaaaaagttttcacaaacattttctcagtttttcttATTGGAAGTAAAAAGAATATCTAAAACTTGTTCAATTTTGtatgaaatgggaaaaaattctATTCCGCCACATTTAGTACATTTGCCCCCAAATTCATTTCAcaatatttcaagaaaaaaaaaaaaaaaacaaatttggtgACGATTTTTGCTTGAATCAGTTAGAAAAGGCTCGtaaaaaatatatgtgtgtgtgtacatatgtgtatatacacgaaaaaatagattttaaaaagataCTGGACATTCTTGTGAGAATGGGTAATTTCACCggtgccatttttaaaaatgtattgaattgtATGAACTTTTACGAGGCGATTAACGAGCAGCCGTTGTTGCCGTTctggaggcggaggaggagaagCGCGGCGGCGACTGCGTTCTGGCGGGCCGCGTGATGGTGCCGTGTCCTCGGGGCCAGGAGCGCGTCCACCGCCTGCTCCTGACGCAAGGCCAACTGCGCCACGTCCACAGCCTCCTCCTCACCTGAGCCTCGTGACGCGTCGCGCGTTATTGGGCAAAAGATGAtttgcttttggaaatttccatcATTACAATTTGAGTCCCCATTGAAAAAAAGACGCTTCTGATGATTTTGGTGGCATTTTGCCGTCGTTCCAAACGCCAGCGTGACGATTAGATGTTGAAACGGTTGCTTCCACTGCGGGTTTCGCCTTTGCTGAATTCACTTCATTCGCTTGCGGTTGGagattttgtaaacattttgtctTTCGGTCCACGAGGTTTGTCGTTGGGCTTCCACATTGTACACGCGGTCATATTttgaatgatttgttttttatttggggAAAGGTCAAATATGTTGTCGATTCCCAACTAAGTcttggtttggatttttttttttttttttctttttcgaacATCCGAGGGTTTTTAACGAGGAACTGCAATCGAGCGTGATTAATGCTACTTTTGAAAGTCATTtacacaattacatttttttttaactgcctaaccaactacatttccaaagtgATATTCTCAACGTTTGTTAACTTAACGTTccgccatcatttttttttaatgaatttttcaagttttttgcACCCCAGAGTCTCCACCGGGGATTTCTGTGACTCGGCCGGTCTCGGTCAGCTCGGCGGTCGAAGTTCCCTCAGCGAGAAGAACGTCGCGACCGAAGCCTTGCGACGTTCTCCGAGGGACGCGCCCGCCGAGTTTTAACCGAACCGGAAGAGTTCTAGAAAGGCCTACAAGTAGGTGTCCTCGTGCattttttgcacttttgaaTTGATTTAATTGGAAGgcagcactcttttttttttttttgtcttaagcTGTAACAAAAAACGTTTCTTAAGGatggagaaacaaaaaaattgtacatgTTGATGTTATTTGTGTCGCGCGTGGACACAAAAGATGACGCTGATCAATAAATTGTGGCTTGGCAACCCATCTttaatttttgaaaacattttttctttgtgagcttttaagatttttaaaaaatgtccaacCTGACATCAGTGCTCCGTTTAAAaacaagacattaaaaaaaaaaaaaaaatccagcggTTAATTCACCAAGGTTTTGTGTTGCGCTTGTCCAGGCGACGTTGGGTGAGTCTCTAGAAAGACGGCAGGAAAAAAGTTGATTCAGTTGCGCCACAAAGGCACAAAACGACTTCAGtcattttcaagaaaattaTACATACATCAAATATGATTCGGTATTGATGGTCTTTGCGTGGGTCAGAAATTTTGAGGAGAAAATTCAATTGTTAAAAGCGTGACACGCTATCGGgtttttttgtaacaaaaatatttttgaatgttgAGGAAATTCTTTTTTTGCCAGTTTGTGTGGGATGCACAAtttctatgtatatatatatatattgtatgtccATTTCTCAAAcggggccccatagctcagtgggtaGAGCACTGGTGTGGTCAAGCagaggttgtgagttcgtatcccactgggggcccCGAGAGGgcctgcgtcaggaagggcaaccggcgtaaaaatatgagcgttcgtctGACCCCAAACAGGAAAAGCCGAAATAAACTTACTAGTCATACATTTATAAAGTCTATTTTTCCCCCCCCGCGAAATAAATACCTGCATCAaacatcagttttttttctttttcaactaactgacttttctttaaaaaaaaaaaaatcacaaatcaatcaaaaaccaAACCGCAGCGTGCGCGTCGCTTCACCTTGTTGTAAATCTGCAGGTTGAGTCGGTTGAGGCGGTTCTGCGCTTCCCTCCGCTCGGCTTCCAACTTGCGCAGAACTTCCGGCAGCCGCTCGTACATCCTGGGCAAAAAGTTCCATCCGTGACGAAATCTTTTGCGAgtcgaggacaaaaaaaaaaaaaaaaaaaaaaacccatctggAGACGTCGTTACCGGTTGGTCCGCTGGATCATCTCCTTCCACGGTACCGCCCTCCCCGGCACGGCGCCGCCTGCGTTATTTTCAAAACGGGACCAAACTAGTTTGGGTCGTTTTTTTCCGAGCGTCGACGTTCGCTTTGGTCACCTGGCGGCGCGCCTCCGTTCGTCTTCCTCACGCGCAAGATTTGAAGCCGGCGGCGTGAGCTGGAGATGAAGTCGGCCCGTCGCGTGGCCAGCGCTTCCTGCGGGGGCGGCGCCGCCAACGCAGGAGGACAAAAGCGGCAGCGTGTTCGTATTCCTTCCTGACACttgtggattttgtttttaaaatgttaatttgaaGCGCAACCTGCAGAGACGCGACTCGACTGGAGGACGCGGGATAcacgccgtcgtcgtcgtcgtccattTGTCGCTGCCCGAGAGGTTCTCTGGCCGCGACGGCGTCGTACCACACCGTACCGGTCCCGGGTCCGTCGGCCTCCTCTAGCGCCGCTTCTCCTCCGTCGGGTCGGTTTTCCTTGGAGTCGTCGTCGTCCCAGGGGACGAACCACCACACCGCTGATACGACGCGCACGTTCACATTTCATCGAAGCCCGCGTCCACGTTTTTCCAACGGCGTCGCGACCGACCTTTGGGGAGCTTCGCCGGCGCGCGCGTCTTCCTGTACTTGAGGGGGGTGGCGTGACCTTTAGTCGCTTGTCCCGCCGGCGGGAACATGGTCCCCACGTCTCGGGTGCCAAGGCGCGTCGCGTTGCTCACGATTTCCACATCAACTGGcgggaggaggggggaaaaaaaaataaaaaaaaaaaaaaaaaactttccaacCAGAAAGAGATTTCGTTGACTTGCCTGCTCGAAGGCCTCTGCTGAGCGGACGCTCGGCGTTTCTGGGCCACGGCGGCGTGACCGACgacggcggcgacgacgacgacgagacgGTCGCCTGACAAACGCGAACACGACAAGTTAGGCTCACaagataaaatgcaaaaaaaaaaaaaataatattttcacaagaagaaaaactgaaatcaaatgcatttttcaattaaaaaaaaaacttgaaaaacggaaaacttttttttatttgtactcaTTTCAAGTTATTGTATGGGAATAAAGTTATTTTTCGTAATGCgttcattaaaaatgtcatattCCAAGATGGCATTTGTATTGCTCCAAGTAGCCAGAATcatatctaaaaaaagaaattattgaaaaatgtaaatattacataaataaatcatataaATATGAAGACAAATTTTAAGAATTGGAAATCCAGACCTGTCTGATTAAAGTTTTACTTTCCAACTcacaaataataaattattttgatgaaagttatcaaaatttttgtttttgggaacaAGTAGCATTTCTTGACAGAAAAACAGTTACAATCaaagaagaagggaaaaaaaaaaagcaacatgcaAACGTACGTCGGACGGCTCGGTGACGGCGGAGTCCGACGGCGGCGCCGGGCGGAAGCTCCGCCCCTCCCACTGCGCCCTCTGCTTGGCCACTTCGCCGTAGAGTTTGCGCAGTCGGGCGGCGCTTTTGGACGCGGGCGTCTTGGCGCTCAGGACACGGCGGGCGCCGAACGCCCGCACCAGGCGGTCCGTGTCCAGCGTGGACGACGTGGCGCTCGACTCGTCTCTGTCGGCGGGACAAAGGACGCACGCGGCGGCGCCGGCGGACGACTGCCGCGTCGCAGCAGCGAAGTCGAAGGAAGTTAAAGTCCAACAAAAGTGAACCCTAAGCAGATATtttctacaaaaataaaaatgcttgcatactaaaagaaaatatgatTATGACTATCATTTGAATTCCTAGAAACTTGTTATTCCCAAAAACGTGACTCGCACCTGGGTCTGGCCGCGACTCGTCGGCGGCTCGGCGGCGCCCCCGGTGGCGAGGACGAGCTCCGACAGGCGATGCAGCTGCTCCAGTAGCCACGCCTCCCTGTCGGAGGGCGGCCGCGCGACTCCGCCTCCCGGGACGAGGCGCTCCGCCGCGGCCGGAGGAAGTCTCCCGTCCGCCGTCACGGCGCCACCTAGCGGCACAAAGATGAATTGTTAGACGTACATTTTGTGCCTGTAAATTGTCGACCTGCTTTTGTtggaaatgttgaaatgttcacGTTTGGATATTTCTCACTATCCTTCGCCCACTTGTAGATAATAAAAGTAGACAAAATATGTTTTCGTGTGAACGGAATTTCCCCGCCGACTGACCCGAGTGCGCGTTGGCCCGTTTCTTGCTGTAGATGCCCTCGGCGTGCTTGATGAAGACGCCGCGGTCCAGGCCCGGGTCGGTCCGGCCCAGAACCTCGGCGGGGAACGGCGGCGGCACCGCGTCGTCCagacctgggggggggggggggcatcgcgGCGACGTCAGGTGGGGGCTTGGGCGGGGGGCGGGGTCGCCTCCCGCCTGTCGCGCGGCTCACGTTACAAAGCGGCAGCTGGCGAGCGGCCGGCGCCGTAGATGAAAGGtgaaactttttgttttgttttttttttttttttgggtctcacCCGTGTGCGAGCTCTCCATGGTGGTGCACGATGACGACGCGTCGGCTTCGGCGTGAGGCACGAAGAAGAGCTCGCCGGCGCCGCGAGGTTTGTACGGACGCAGCGGCGCCGCTCGCGGGGCGCACTCGTCCCTCACTGGGTGGAaaacgacaaaaacatttttcgccAAATTTGTGGCATTGAGGCAGTCCCGCCATCCGGATAAACAGAGCAAAAAATTGGCATTTTCCAACACAAGTGTTGTTAGCTTAATATTTGCAGTAATCCCAATTACaaaatgcattatttaaaaaaaaaattgttgtatgACTTCAAACTATTTTCAATACGATGTAAAATAGACATTTGctatgacttttttcacatttttgaataATATAATGACATGAAGTAATAATGTACATAAATATTCCTTTTAGCCATTTGCATTCCAGATGGGAGTTTGTTGAATTGGATTTTATTCAATGAAAATTGCACTTGGAAATACTGCCACATTGGACAACAGCATGCTCATGATTTGACAATCCATTGCaatcaaaaacatttgatatataaaaattttacatttaagaaaaacaattgtttttagCCTTTTTCCTTCAAATTTTGTCTCAGCCCTTCATCatcgttacattttttttttttttttttttcctctccaacttatgcatttccattttgaaattgGACCGCTTCCCACCGTTAGGCAACTCGTGGCCACGACGGTCCTACCTGGCGTTTCCGGCGTGGAGCTCCTCATGCTGCCGCCGGCGACAGAatggtgaggatgaggaggaggaggaggcggagctaGAGCAGATGCGAGCCCTCTGCGTCCGTCCCACCGGGGCGGGGGGCCGGACCGGCCGACGCCCGGGGCGGGCGAGGAGCGCCTCAGCGGGACGAACTCCGCCGTCGGCCGCGAACGAGACGaagacgaggaagaggaggaggtcgGAGGGCGGGGGCCTCCTTCGGGGGGCTTGGGCGAGAGGCCGAGGTGGGCGCGTGACACTTGAGCGAACGGGATGGTCGTGTCCTCGGCGACGTGAGTCCGGCCCGGCCCAGCGGCCGAGTCCGCTTCGGCGGCGCTCTCGCTTCCTCCTGCTCCttccgacgacgacgacgacgacgacgtcttTCTGCGCAGTGGACTCATTATTCATTTTGGGAAATCAGTTTTGATGCAATTTACCTGtataaatgtttatatttgttgGCAAAGTTTCACGCCAaatttttcttattcttttaGCCCACATCTTACATTATAGATTTCCATTTTTCTCACTTCTTCAGCCCTGTAAGAGTTTCAACTCAAACTGCGTACTTGTGCACAAACCCGGCGTCCAGCTGGGTGGGCGGGAGGGGGTCGGGGGTCAGCGAGGAGGCTGAGGCGGGCCGCATACGGGTCGTGTGCGCCTTGACGTCAGCGCCGCCGGCGAACTCGCGATCCTCCGGGTGGGTGCGCTCGGGTCCAGGAAGAACAGGGGTCCGCGCGCCCCCTGGGTCCGAAACGGgctgcgccgccgccgccattgCCGTACTCTCCGTGTCTGTGCTACTCTCGCTCTGGATGAcgtcatgaaaagaaaaagtttgtaAACGCGACACTCTCAAACGTTGCCCGCAGACGCCGCCGCCAATCTGATTTCCACaccaaaatgacacaaaagtaAATCATTGAGTTGCTTTAATTAttaaactcaaaaaaaaaaaaaaaaaaaagtgtttttgaagTGAACTAAATTTGTTGGGTTATGCTGTACTTGGTAAAACCTGTATACTAGTTCACCTGCCACGGGAGTGCGACTAGCACTGAAGATCGTCACGTGAGGTGATGAAAAATTGCACTCGTGAACACGTGATGTGCTCCAAGCATGGGATGGAACTtttgtgctttgctgccatctggtGGTAACTATGAGCAATTCATTTGTGTGAATTTTTCGCGACCGCTCCCTGCTCCTCTCCTTCATCCTCACCGTGACAAAGTTGTTGGAGAGCATCGCCGCCTTGATCTCTTCGATGCGCCGCCGATCTTCTTCGCCCAACTCCAGCGAGTCAAAACGGCCTTCCGACAGCTTCAAGATGAACCTCCCTGCAAGGCAAACGCGGGTCACGGTGCCGTGAGTCTACGCCCCCAAAAAACGTGTACGTGCAAGAAGTCTGCTCTTTTGTAAAGTTGGGACAGCACGCGAAGGCTCGCTCTCACGTTTGTGTTCCGGGTCGTCGCGGTCCGACAGGCCGGAGGCCGGGGATCCGCCCCGCAGCAGCTCGGCCACCCTGACGGTCAGCGAACTCTGACCGCTCCCGTCGCTCATCGCCGATCGGTCCTCCGGGTCCTCCCGGATCGGCGCCGTACCGTCCGGAAGCGAGACCTCCTCGTCCGGGGCGGGCTCCGGGGGCGGGCCGACGGCGATCGGCGAGCGAGGGGCGGCGCTGCAGCCTTCCGGCTCGACCCGCCGGGGCGAAGCCGTATCCTGGATCTCGACGGAGAGCTCCGGCGAAGAGTTTGTGGCCACTAGACGGGCGGAACCTCCCGCGCCCGTCGCCGAGCCGGACAACGACTGCACCGCAAACAGCGAGGAGCGAGCTCGGGGACTCGAGACGTCAGCCGAGCGGGAATTCGGGAGGGCGGGAGGACGGCCGGCGTCGGCGGATGACGCCGAAGACGTGGCGCTGCGTCCCCGCGCGGCGCCCGGAAGACTCTCCTGGCCGGAAGGGAACGACGCGCCGGAGTCCGCCAAGTCTCCTTTTGGAGGGCTGCCGTCTGCAACGACAAGGCAGAACCTGaaagaaaattcacattatgaaaCATAATCATGGGCTGCTTGCATAACTCCACATTGTTAAGGTTGCTACGATCCATTATTTGAAGAACTTCATTTTTGGTCCATAAAGTCACAAACTTTGGTTCGATGGCGTAGTGGCACACGACGGTGTTgaaatctgccctgcgactcactgactggcgaccagttcagggcggagtctgcctttcgccaAAAGTTAgctggcactcccgtgacccttgtgaggataagcgccatggacaatggatggatggatgtcttattttgacaaaacaCAATCAATCTGCTTTCATAGGTCTCGGACTGAAATGATTCATTGCTTATCGAAATAGTTGTCAATTAATTTGATATTTGATAGTATTTGTGTTTCCGGATCGGCAGCGTCACGAATGCGACGGCGTAGGAAAGCGCTTCCTGTCTTTACCTTCGGACAACTTGGCGGGCGTCCCCCCCACAGAATCCTTGACCGTGCTGAGGTCGGTGGGGGAGAATTCGGGCTCCCTGATTGGTCCCCGGGGCCCAAACGGGGTCAAGATGTCGGCGGGGGATCGGTCGATGCCGAGGTTTTGGAGGTACAACTGGGAAATATAAAAACGCATCGCACGTAAAAGACGCTGATGGTTACTTTgtcgtggtaaaaaaaaaaaatgtaacacctATGAATTTTTAGGACTTATCCCCACGACTTCAAAGACTTTGCATATAAAATGCTTGACTGCAACAGCCCCCAAACTGGCCACGCCAATCGTACCACGAGGGACTTCAAAATTGATTTTTCATAATTGGCGCTTAGAAAGAAGCGTCGCTgtttggggtggtgggggggggggtgttcgccACCAAGCTCGCCACGTGAAGAGCAAAAATGTTGCGATTCATCTCCACAAAATGCTCGTCAATTAAGTGATAAAATCCACCCCAAACTCCGATCCAAAAACAATCATTTCAACCTCATTTTACAGAATCACTCGAAAAAATGACGCCTTCGATAATCTGAAATGGTCATCACTTTGTTTGGGGAGATCATTTGAGGTATATTTACAACTGAAACAAAATATACAGTCGATTCTGCAGTAGTCCTCCATTttgattaaactttttttttttttttttgttagggtTACCGGAATTCTCTCCTCGATGTTGAGGTCTGCCCGTTGGTCTTTGGACGTCCAGCGGGGGGCGTCGTTGTCCACATCCGAGGTGATGACAGAGGACTCCGCTAACAGGGACGCGTTCGAGTCCGGCAACGCGTTACCGTCGCGAACTGAAACGAAAATTCATTCGTTCATTTCACCGCATTGACTgatcacaaaatgtatttccaatCCAAAACAATGATGGTGAAAATCTcctttggtgatttttttttttttccatccggAAGTCCCAGCGGCCTCGACCGGCCGGCCTCCAAGTAGCCAAGAACCGAAAAGAACTGCTGACCCACGGAACTGCATTGTAATTGCATAcagttgccacaagatggcaggaaAGGGACtactttttgtcaaaatgaagctcTTCAGTTCACTACAACAAAATTCCACACAGCAACGCTGTTATTGCCTTGATCCGATTTTAGGTGAGCTATTACAGTAGAATTTATTCTTTTCTGATCCATTAAGCAAGTACTTGGCTATAAATAGAATTTGCAATAAAGCTtgaggtagtttttttttttttctcccaattaATCATTTCAGACCAAACATGAACACTAAAATTAAACCACGATGAAGAATTTTCAAAAAGTAGCAAACCCAATCTAAAACCAAACcaactaaaaatgaaaagcaaaagtcTGACCAATGTAAAATGAGTTTTTCCCCAGAGTGGAATAACCTTTTTTGGACTCGTGGTCGCTGGAGGGGACGACGGCGGACTCGGACGGCGGCTCTCGAAGGCCCGGCGTGGACTGGGACTGCGGCAAGAAACCCAGGAAAGACGCTTCCTCGGCGCCGCGGGATGCGGACGCCGGCACGCACTTCTGGCCTGAGGACGTTGCCGGTGCGGATTTGTTGGTGCGGGCCAGCAGCTGTCGGTACAAAAGCTCGCTGGCGCCGTCCGGTCGGGTGCTGCGAGGGCCGCAGCTGACGGAACTCGCGTCGACCTCCTGGGCCAAAGGGTGCTGCGACAGAGAGCCCTCATCAGACTCGTGCCCCGCAGAAAAGTCCAGAGAAGCGCTAGGAAATCACAACAATGGATTATTAATCATCCTTTTCatgaaaaacagtttgaatttaTATTTTACTAGTTGCTCTACTGAATTGAAAATGTGTCCTTcttaatatttgcattttgtttttttttaccctcaaatttattgaaatatacAATAGTTACATAAAAtcatagaatgtaaagaataaaactGCATCGTTATCATTTGGTAGCTAATGggctgaaaaaaatgacaacattttgcGCAGTCATTGATCAAAACATTACGAACATGGCGCCAAGATGGCGGCTGTCGGCCGGGTCGACATCAGCCGCGGCCGTCAAAACTCCGCGGCCATGACGGCCCCGATCATCAAGGAACGTCATAAAAAGAATATTCCCGTCATGTCGTGTTAAAAAGCGTTTTTCGAAACGGGAGTGAAAAAGATCACAAAACGGAAATTAATCCCTGACGTCATTTTGCCGCAAAGGCGATCGAGTTCAACAAAACAAGCCTACGCAAATTGATatcacgtcaccattttcacttaTTTATTGCAGACAAAAACAATTTCCAATTTTGCtgaaaaccattaaaaaaaaaaacaactcaaataAATATTACTGCAGACATTGTAAGTCCAGAATTATGTAATTAACGCCAACGGGCAACTTTAAGTCGCGAGACATTCAAAACTAACTACAAATATGTGAAAATAAgcatttctctttcttttttttttttaccttagaGGCAGAAATTCTGCATCGCTTTTCTGGAAAAAGGAATATTCCGCCACACTGGCTTCTCCGGCGCGGTTCGCCGGCAGCAAGGCGAGCGTCGGAGACAACGCGCTGTCCTGGAATTCTGATCCAAAAACATCAGCTCGCTTTAGACCATCCCACCAACAAGTAAAAGAACATTCAGGCTGTAAAATCTTTCTTACGGAGCTGCGAATGCGACGGGCTGCTGTTCAGTTGGCCATTCCTGGAACAGCCGCGCCGGAAACGTCCAACTTGGTCCGCGCTCATGTCGGCATCGTCCGGCGGCCCGGCTgggaaagaaatacatacgGCATTTGTGTTGAAACAGAAgcacaacaaaacacacaaaaaaaattgcaactgcCTATACCACAAAAGGGAGGCAAAGgactacttttgtccaaatgaaaCCTCAATTCTGTGCAACCCgcttccttgacaccaaaatgccaccagaaaacacaaacagaatAATTTCTTCTTGCTTTGctttgagcacaaaaacagcaactgGGTCTTCTTCAGAATGCTGAATCATAAATATGCAGCGGTTCCCAGCAAATTCATAATCCTGAACGTACACTAAAATGTCACGTTTCAAGTGTTTTAATCAGGCCACTGTAAAGATGATGAAGGAAGGCCTCCAAGTGACATGAATGACCCGCAACTTGTTCGAAGACGCTCCATAACTGCCTTGAGCTCCCGAAATCTGAATGTGCAGCAAGAGGTCAGCCAGCAAGCCCCAACACTGAGTTCACCACCCACTTGACCCCACTGGTGGCAATGTTGGAACTTACCGTAGGCAAACTCggaaaaatggccaaaatggaGGATGACGACCGGAGGCCCAAAAGCGGGCTGTCAAGCCAGCAAACAGGTTGCTGACCGCAATTTTCGGCTCTTCCAAACGACCAGTGGATCTTCAATCAATTGCGAATTTATGTCGGAAAACGTGTTTTTGGTGACTTTTGAGATAATGAGGCGAGCCCTCGACGTCACTTAACTCAAATAAATTAGCGGAGAGCCTAACAACAAAGCTACGCTAGCTTAAATGTTCGCAGCTCGGTCGGACAGCACACAACAATAGAGCACACCACAACGGCCAAATAAACAACATTAAAGGGACTTTTAAGACCATAAAATTACCTCCAGTAGCACGCTTTCAATGCGTTGCCgtcatttgatttattattttttttcctgctgactTCGCTTCTAGGTATCCAAGCAACGTTAATAttacaattgatttttttgcgAGAAAAATCCCAACATGAACTGTTTTACTCATGTCAGCATTGATAgatgtggaaaataaaagcGGCTATCCGTATCAGTCAATTAATCACGTTTTAACGCTTTCGTTCCAAGATTTGAAAAACCTCGTTTTCATTTTGAACTCGAGTATTGCCGGAAGTAGTCTTCTTCTCCTCTCAAACTCAAACATTGTCCGACATCGCCCCCTACACACGAAGAACCTAATTACACCCCGCTCGCAAAAAGTCAGCAGCCTTCCAATGTGACGCAATGAAGACAAAATGTCGATTCTCGGTAAATAAAGTCGACAATTTCGACACCAAAAGTGGTGAATGACACATTTAAGACAGTTGATCGCGTTGTTCGTTGTTGACCGACCCCTCCCAGATTAGGCCAATTAGCTGCTTTCCTGTTGAAAATGTATCCTTATAATCGTTTCTTCGCCAagcgtttttatttattattaatgatattattattagcgtggcacgatggatcagctggaaagttctgtggtcccgggtttgatcccggatccgcctgtgtggagtgtgcatgttctgcccgtgcctgcgtgggtttcatcccgcatcccaaaatTCTGCAACGATTGCCGacgaaattgccccgtcggtgtgattgtgagtgcgactgttgtctatctccacgcgattgtctggcgaccagttccgggtttgccccgcctcctgcctgatggcgCCTGGGTGTGGCTCCAGGACAACCCTcttcaggataagcggctcagaaaatggatggctattcttacaaaatgcattttctatTGATCGTCAAACGCCTCCAGGGGGCAACATCACCCCACCTTTTGTTcatgtgttcaattgtttatcCAACCATTTCCACTCGGGAAGTGGGTTTTCAAACTGAGGGGCGCGACCATGTGAAGATTAACATTACAActccatttaaataaatgagccaaattaaaatatcacaaaatgcaGTAATTCCACTTGTATCTTTgcccccactttcttcttttttggggggaaattccTCACATATATAGGACAAATACATCTTTAACACACGCTTGTTAAAatcacgtttgtttgtttgtttgtttgttcgaGGCGCCAGTCGAAGAGCCCCCGCAACAAATGAAATTGCGTTTTCAA
Proteins encoded in this window:
- the alms1 gene encoding uncharacterized protein KIAA1522 isoform X1, with translation MSADQVGRFRRGCSRNGQLNSSPSHSQLQFQDSALSPTLALLPANRAGEASVAEYSFFQKSDAEFLPLSASLDFSAGHESDEGSLSQHPLAQEVDASSVSCGPRSTRPDGASELLYRQLLARTNKSAPATSSGQKCVPASASRGAEEASFLGFLPQSQSTPGLREPPSESAVVPSSDHESKKVRDGNALPDSNASLLAESSVITSDVDNDAPRWTSKDQRADLNIEERIPLYLQNLGIDRSPADILTPFGPRGPIREPEFSPTDLSTVKDSVGGTPAKLSEDGSPPKGDLADSGASFPSGQESLPGAARGRSATSSASSADAGRPPALPNSRSADVSSPRARSSLFAVQSLSGSATGAGGSARLVATNSSPELSVEIQDTASPRRVEPEGCSAAPRSPIAVGPPPEPAPDEEVSLPDGTAPIREDPEDRSAMSDGSGQSSLTVRVAELLRGGSPASGLSDRDDPEHKRRFILKLSEGRFDSLELGEEDRRRIEEIKAAMLSNNFVTSESSTDTESTAMAAAAQPVSDPGGARTPVLPGPERTHPEDREFAGGADVKAHTTRMRPASASSLTPDPLPPTQLDAGFVHKKTSSSSSSSEGAGGSESAAEADSAAGPGRTHVAEDTTIPFAQVSRAHLGLSPKPPEGGPRPPTSSSSSSSSRSRPTAEFVPLRRSSPAPGVGRSGPPPRWDGRRGLASALAPPPPPPHPHHSVAGGSMRSSTPETPVRDECAPRAAPLRPYKPRGAGELFFVPHAEADASSSCTTMESSHTGLDDAVPPPFPAEVLGRTDPGLDRGVFIKHAEGIYSKKRANAHSGGAVTADGRLPPAAAERLVPGGGVARPPSDREAWLLEQLHRLSELVLATGGAAEPPTSRGQTQSSAGAAACVLCPADRDESSATSSTLDTDRLVRAFGARRVLSAKTPASKSAARLRKLYGEVAKQRAQWEGRSFRPAPPSDSAVTEPSDATVSSSSSPPSSVTPPWPRNAERPLSRGLRAVDVEIVSNATRLGTRDVGTMFPPAGQATKGHATPLKYRKTRAPAKLPKAVWWFVPWDDDDSKENRPDGGEAALEEADGPGTGTVWYDAVAAREPLGQRQMDDDDDGVYPASSSRVASLQEALATRRADFISSSRRRLQILRVRKTNGGAPPGGAVPGRAVPWKEMIQRTNRMYERLPEVLRKLEAERREAQNRLNRLNLQIYNKRLTQRRLDKRNTKPW